One Candidatus Zixiibacteriota bacterium DNA window includes the following coding sequences:
- a CDS encoding ATP-binding protein — MPNSLFEKNQTDRWWKMVTLALTVALTVAIHYGWIIEPLFGHSNWGHAIHSRLCYIPIVVAAAWFGLRGALLTALAISVLVQPYIFLLNNPHVDVSSELVEIIFYFALALLTGALIDRESRIRRRQEETQLQLERSHKLSIIGQMAAGVAHEIKNPLASIKGAVEIVAGESATAEEKQEFRGIINKEIKRIDSTVKEFLEFARPREMALHRINLGDTVRTSLKQLQGQINQGGLELQAEIADDIYVPADAEQIHQVLLNLILNAIEASQPGGRVEVTLSTDHAEVQLAVRDFGGGISGPDKERIFEPFYTTKTKGTGLGLAITKSIIDRHRGRIEVESRLNEGTAFHITLPIDRGSR; from the coding sequence GTGCCCAACTCACTCTTTGAAAAAAATCAGACTGACCGGTGGTGGAAAATGGTCACTCTGGCGCTGACGGTTGCCCTGACAGTGGCTATCCATTACGGTTGGATAATCGAACCACTTTTCGGCCATTCTAATTGGGGACATGCTATCCATAGCCGTCTTTGTTATATCCCGATTGTGGTAGCGGCCGCCTGGTTCGGCCTGCGGGGGGCGCTCTTGACCGCCCTGGCGATATCGGTGCTGGTTCAGCCCTATATCTTTCTTCTGAATAATCCTCACGTTGATGTCTCCAGCGAGCTGGTGGAAATAATATTTTATTTTGCGCTCGCACTTCTCACCGGGGCCCTGATTGACCGGGAATCGCGGATCCGGCGCCGGCAGGAAGAGACCCAGCTTCAACTGGAACGCTCGCACAAGCTATCGATTATCGGGCAAATGGCGGCCGGAGTGGCGCATGAAATAAAGAATCCGCTGGCCTCCATTAAGGGAGCCGTCGAAATTGTGGCCGGCGAGAGCGCCACCGCCGAGGAGAAACAGGAGTTCCGGGGGATAATTAACAAAGAGATCAAACGTATCGATAGTACGGTCAAGGAATTTCTGGAGTTTGCCCGTCCCAGGGAAATGGCGCTGCACCGAATCAATCTGGGTGATACCGTACGAACCTCACTTAAACAGCTGCAAGGTCAAATCAATCAGGGCGGGCTGGAGCTTCAGGCCGAAATTGCGGATGACATTTATGTTCCGGCCGATGCCGAACAGATTCATCAGGTACTGCTAAATCTTATTTTGAACGCCATAGAGGCCTCACAACCCGGCGGGCGCGTAGAGGTGACTCTATCCACCGACCATGCCGAAGTGCAACTTGCCGTGCGTGATTTTGGCGGCGGAATCAGCGGGCCGGACAAGGAGAGAATTTTCGAACCGTTCTATACTACCAAAACCAAAGGCACCGGACTCGGGCTGGCGATTACCAAATCGATAATTGACCGGCACCGGGGGCGAATTGAAGTCGAAAGCAGATTGAATGAAGGGACGGCCTTTCATATCACCCTGCCGATCGACAGGGGGAGCCGATGA
- a CDS encoding XRE family transcriptional regulator, with the protein MSKMPVNPEVLIWAREESNLSIPEAAHQLSWNDTELRGYETGLDRPNKTKLQKMAQLYGVTLLCLLFDEPIEPEKRPKEFRTLDGRPAELSHETILAMRDVRNQHEDIEDIVLENREIFQYPNLSNYTLTEFKNEVVNIAQRERNRLGVSINEQIEWKNEIEAFKFWRARIESLGIFVYLFKAPIEECRGFSILEANGLPAIAINDSERTYPPKIFTLFHEYAHILIRDAGICLQERNNKTEAVCNRFAAEILMPIAALKEVIELPPDNVRKEWLEYQLRGGARKLKVSLLSFILRLEELQYAPKGYYDQWKRKLPKYRPQKGSGGYIHHLDKTIRKYGIRYIDIVFRALQKEAISKFEAYELVRKTPKYWTEFQNRINEYRGQYVGGE; encoded by the coding sequence ATGTCAAAAATGCCAGTGAATCCAGAGGTCTTAATTTGGGCTCGGGAAGAGAGTAATCTCAGTATACCTGAAGCGGCGCATCAATTAAGTTGGAATGACACTGAATTGCGCGGCTATGAAACGGGACTTGATAGACCGAATAAAACAAAACTGCAAAAGATGGCCCAGTTATATGGGGTAACTTTACTTTGCTTGCTATTTGATGAACCTATAGAGCCGGAAAAAAGACCAAAGGAATTTAGGACACTCGATGGCAGGCCAGCCGAATTGAGCCATGAAACAATTTTGGCTATGCGAGATGTTAGGAATCAGCACGAAGATATAGAAGATATTGTATTGGAGAACCGTGAAATATTTCAATATCCGAATTTATCAAATTATACTCTAACTGAATTCAAAAATGAAGTCGTTAATATTGCCCAAAGAGAGCGGAATAGACTAGGTGTATCTATCAACGAACAAATAGAATGGAAAAACGAGATAGAAGCTTTCAAATTTTGGCGGGCCCGTATCGAATCACTTGGTATATTTGTCTATTTATTTAAGGCACCTATCGAGGAATGCAGGGGTTTTTCAATATTGGAGGCAAATGGTTTGCCCGCTATCGCCATAAATGATAGTGAAAGAACTTATCCCCCAAAAATATTCACATTATTTCATGAATATGCACATATCTTGATAAGAGACGCGGGCATATGTTTGCAAGAAAGGAATAACAAGACCGAAGCAGTCTGTAACAGATTCGCCGCTGAGATTCTAATGCCTATTGCGGCCTTAAAAGAAGTCATCGAATTACCGCCAGATAACGTCAGAAAAGAATGGTTGGAATATCAATTAAGGGGTGGTGCGAGAAAATTGAAAGTTAGTTTGCTGAGTTTTATTTTAAGACTTGAAGAATTGCAATATGCACCAAAAGGATATTATGATCAATGGAAAAGAAAATTGCCTAAATATCGTCCTCAAAAGGGTAGCGGTGGGTACATTCATCATTTAGATAAGACCATAAGAAAATACGGTATACGATATATTGATATAGTTTTCCGAGCATTACAAAAAGAAGCCATATCGAAATTTGAAGCATATGAATTGGTAAGGAAGACTCCAAAATATTGGACCGAATTCCAAAACAGAATTAATGAATATAGGGGCCAATATGTTGGGGGCGAGTAA
- a CDS encoding IS1595 family transposase, translating to MVKLILSEPYFNDAVEARNYLEKVRWPHGTICPHCGYCKNIYKLTGGKTRAGLYKCGDCRKQFTVTVGTLFERSRIPLHKLLLAIYLISVSEKYISSSHLHRMLGITYKTAWFLSHKIKEAIKDPNFLNQYDDDNKTGHGDEDY from the coding sequence ATGGTCAAACTAATTCTCTCCGAACCATATTTCAACGATGCAGTAGAAGCCCGCAATTATCTTGAAAAAGTGAGATGGCCCCATGGAACTATTTGTCCCCATTGTGGTTACTGCAAGAATATATACAAATTGACCGGTGGAAAAACAAGGGCTGGATTATATAAATGCGGGGATTGTCGGAAGCAATTCACTGTTACAGTCGGCACGCTATTTGAAAGAAGTAGAATCCCCTTGCATAAATTGTTGCTGGCTATCTATCTTATAAGCGTATCGGAAAAATATATTAGCAGTAGTCATTTACATCGGATGCTGGGTATAACTTATAAGACGGCGTGGTTCTTGTCACATAAAATAAAAGAAGCAATAAAAGATCCGAACTTCCTTAATCAATACGATGATGACAATAAGACCGGACACGGCGATGAAGACTATTGA
- a CDS encoding S9 family peptidase: MTLQPTGFESIFGILASAGLLAAASIFERVRKIKPPLAREIPSQSTLHGDLLTDNYAWLTDRSNPEVMAYLEAENRYTAEVMKPVEGLQEKLFQEMLARIKEDNWSPPVRIGHYLYFNRSEKGKPHSIMCRRKDEPSAPEEIIIDNNVLAEGHRYYSLGFFRVSPDQQLFAYAVDTTGSESHTLYIKDLRTGSLFPETIFGVAGAVEWGNDNRTLFYTVLNDSLRPYRLYRHVLGTAPSQDEMIYEEKDPTCYLFNAKTKDNRYLLLRSGSNLTAEMHYLSADTPLESFRLIKPRRAGVDYAVENIGDKFYILTNERAGDFKVVVAPIENPAPENWLDFLPHREAVLVDGYDAFRNHLVVYEREAGLKRIRVIDIRTNEFHYIDFPEPTYFLWSSGNREFNTSLLRYMYCSMVAPIAAYDYDMNTRERVLVKQYEVMGGHDPEQYHSERIFAIAPDGTKIPISLVYKKGIKRDGQSPLLLYAYGAYGMSAEPFFISDRLSLLDRGVIYAIAHVRGGDELGHRWYEQGRLKQKRNSFTDFIACAEHLLAENYTSPERLVISGGSAGGLLVGAVINLRPDLFCGAVATAPFVDILNSMLDPAAPLTAGEYEEWGDPARKEDYEYIKSYAPYENVTARKYPALLVTSGLNDQRVQYWQPARWVAKLRALKTDNNILLLKMNIDSGHSGVSGRYAHLRDTAFDYAFLLSLLDISE; the protein is encoded by the coding sequence ATGACTTTGCAGCCAACCGGATTTGAATCAATTTTTGGCATTCTGGCCTCCGCCGGCCTCCTGGCGGCGGCCTCTATTTTTGAGCGGGTGAGAAAAATAAAACCGCCTCTGGCCAGGGAAATTCCCTCGCAAAGTACCTTGCATGGCGATCTCCTTACCGACAATTATGCCTGGCTGACCGACAGGTCCAATCCTGAGGTGATGGCTTATCTGGAAGCGGAAAACCGCTACACGGCGGAGGTGATGAAACCGGTTGAGGGACTGCAGGAAAAACTCTTTCAGGAAATGCTCGCACGGATCAAGGAAGATAATTGGTCGCCTCCGGTTAGAATCGGCCATTATCTATATTTCAACCGTTCGGAGAAAGGGAAGCCTCACAGTATCATGTGCCGCCGGAAAGACGAACCTTCGGCCCCCGAAGAAATCATCATCGATAACAACGTTCTGGCCGAGGGACATCGATATTATTCCCTGGGATTCTTCCGGGTCAGTCCCGACCAGCAGTTGTTCGCTTATGCCGTGGATACAACCGGCTCCGAATCACACACCCTTTACATTAAAGATCTGCGCACCGGGAGTCTTTTTCCCGAGACAATCTTTGGCGTTGCCGGCGCGGTAGAATGGGGCAACGATAATCGTACTTTATTCTATACGGTGCTCAATGATTCGCTGCGTCCGTATCGGCTTTACAGGCATGTCCTGGGAACGGCACCATCGCAGGATGAGATGATCTATGAGGAAAAGGACCCGACCTGCTATCTTTTTAACGCCAAAACGAAAGATAACCGATATCTTCTTTTGCGTTCCGGTAGCAATTTGACCGCCGAAATGCACTACCTGTCGGCCGACACTCCCTTGGAATCGTTTCGCCTGATTAAGCCGCGGCGGGCCGGGGTGGATTATGCGGTCGAAAATATAGGGGATAAATTTTACATTCTGACCAACGAACGGGCCGGCGACTTCAAAGTGGTTGTTGCGCCCATAGAAAATCCCGCCCCCGAAAATTGGCTTGATTTCCTGCCCCATCGAGAGGCTGTTCTGGTCGATGGTTATGATGCATTCCGGAATCATCTGGTCGTCTATGAGCGGGAGGCGGGTCTGAAAAGAATTCGGGTCATCGATATACGTACCAATGAATTCCATTATATTGATTTTCCGGAACCGACCTATTTTCTCTGGTCGTCGGGAAATCGTGAATTCAATACTTCCCTGCTTCGTTACATGTATTGCTCCATGGTGGCCCCGATCGCCGCTTATGATTATGATATGAATACCCGGGAACGGGTGCTTGTCAAGCAGTACGAGGTTATGGGGGGGCATGACCCCGAACAGTACCATTCCGAAAGGATTTTTGCGATCGCGCCTGACGGCACCAAAATCCCGATATCATTGGTATACAAGAAAGGGATTAAGCGCGATGGGCAGAGTCCGCTCCTCCTTTACGCCTATGGCGCTTACGGCATGAGCGCCGAACCTTTTTTCATTTCCGACCGGCTGAGCCTCTTGGATCGCGGTGTGATATATGCCATCGCTCATGTCCGGGGCGGCGATGAACTGGGGCATCGCTGGTACGAACAGGGACGATTGAAACAGAAAAGAAACAGCTTTACCGACTTCATCGCCTGTGCCGAACACCTCCTTGCTGAAAATTACACCTCTCCGGAGAGGCTGGTCATTTCAGGAGGGAGCGCAGGAGGGCTTCTGGTCGGCGCCGTTATCAACCTGCGCCCGGACCTTTTCTGCGGCGCTGTCGCCACCGCCCCCTTTGTCGATATTCTGAACAGCATGCTTGACCCAGCGGCGCCGCTGACCGCCGGCGAATACGAGGAATGGGGCGACCCCGCCCGCAAGGAAGATTATGAATATATCAAGTCGTATGCTCCTTATGAAAATGTGACGGCCCGGAAATACCCCGCTTTGCTGGTCACCTCCGGCCTGAACGATCAGCGGGTGCAGTACTGGCAACCGGCCAGGTGGGTGGCCAAATTGCGAGCCCTCAAAACCGATAACAACATCCTTCTACTCAAAATGAATATCGATTCCGGGCATTCGGGTGTGTCGGGAAGATATGCGCACCTCAGGGATACCGCCTTTGATTACGCTTTTCTTCTGAGTCTGCTCGATATCTCCGAGTGA
- a CDS encoding YHS domain-containing protein, with protein MRNLVRYYQPIKHQCNRKRASFLGGLGLLPISRYLRASSKMPLPAIFFLLASLVFFSFPAHAEITNSTCPVLAGEMVDQNIFTDYQGKRVYFCCNKCRRDFLADPEKYLAGLPQFASVVSTGETAGKAAAETTVTEESVPTPQKTSPVAFIGKFHPLVVHFPIALTFTALLFTLFSMIKRNPRYELIGVRIIYLAAAFSVLSALLGLAAGSGTAYPAILRAYFHWHRIFGISSAIMTPVVAFLAFQFQRRETISRLWRYRIALFVLSLIIGVTGHLGATLVYGPDYFSS; from the coding sequence ATGAGAAATCTGGTGAGATATTACCAACCAATCAAGCATCAGTGCAACAGGAAAAGAGCATCTTTTCTCGGTGGTCTCGGCCTTCTTCCGATTTCCAGGTATCTGCGGGCAAGTTCAAAAATGCCGCTTCCGGCAATATTCTTTTTGCTTGCCTCGCTTGTTTTCTTCTCCTTTCCAGCTCATGCGGAGATCACCAACAGCACCTGTCCGGTACTGGCCGGTGAGATGGTTGATCAAAATATCTTCACCGATTATCAGGGGAAAAGAGTCTATTTTTGCTGCAACAAATGCCGCAGAGATTTTCTGGCTGACCCGGAAAAGTACCTGGCCGGTCTTCCCCAGTTTGCCTCTGTCGTTTCAACCGGCGAAACGGCCGGTAAGGCTGCGGCTGAGACAACCGTGACGGAAGAATCAGTGCCTACCCCGCAGAAAACAAGCCCGGTTGCCTTTATCGGTAAATTCCATCCCTTGGTGGTCCATTTCCCGATTGCCCTGACTTTCACGGCTCTTCTCTTTACTCTTTTTTCAATGATCAAAAGAAATCCACGCTATGAGCTTATTGGTGTTCGAATAATCTATCTTGCGGCGGCTTTTTCGGTACTGTCCGCGCTTCTCGGGCTGGCCGCAGGCTCCGGCACCGCTTATCCGGCAATTCTCAGGGCTTATTTCCACTGGCACCGGATATTCGGCATTAGTTCGGCCATAATGACTCCCGTGGTGGCATTCCTCGCCTTTCAGTTTCAGCGCCGCGAGACTATTTCCCGCCTCTGGCGATATCGGATAGCCCTGTTCGTATTATCTCTCATCATAGGGGTGACCGGACATCTGGGAGCAACTCTGGTTTATGGCCCCGATTACTTCTCATCATGA
- a CDS encoding YHS domain-containing protein, translated as MRKLFIFALPLLAVVLMTFSNGYAVEQTATPAPSAPKALKSQTLCPVMGNKIDTTVFTDIQGQRVYFCCPGCISKLKANPDKYFQKAAEEGVLFKNIQTACPVSGEEIDKAIYTDYQGRRIYFCCKKCVAEFQKSPANFLTKMDKPAAKETPPMKDSTSGHMMHEGMGH; from the coding sequence ATGAGAAAGCTTTTCATTTTTGCTTTACCACTTCTGGCGGTCGTGCTGATGACCTTTTCCAATGGCTATGCGGTCGAACAGACGGCCACCCCGGCACCGTCGGCGCCGAAGGCGCTAAAGAGCCAGACTCTCTGTCCGGTGATGGGGAATAAGATCGATACTACGGTCTTTACCGATATTCAGGGGCAGCGGGTATATTTTTGCTGTCCGGGATGTATTTCCAAGCTGAAGGCTAATCCGGATAAGTATTTCCAGAAAGCGGCCGAGGAAGGTGTCCTGTTTAAGAATATCCAGACCGCCTGCCCGGTAAGCGGCGAGGAAATCGACAAAGCCATATATACCGACTACCAGGGGCGGCGCATCTATTTCTGCTGCAAAAAGTGCGTGGCTGAGTTCCAGAAATCTCCGGCAAATTTCCTGACCAAGATGGATAAACCGGCCGCTAAAGAAACACCGCCGATGAAAGATAGTACCTCCGGCCATATGATGCATGAAGGCATGGGACACTAA